In Panicum virgatum strain AP13 chromosome 5K, P.virgatum_v5, whole genome shotgun sequence, the genomic window ATGGTATGCCATGCTAGTCGAGTCAAGCATGTTCAAGTTCTTTGATTATTACGgactattaaaaaaattatacatgtATTACATGTAGTTTGAAATTTCCCATAAATCATTTGGTTGCAAAGACTCACATGGAAATTATGTTGGAAAAAAAACACCCCACTGCACACAAAATCGAACATTTTCACCTATTTTCATTGACATAGGCCATGCATGGTATGCCATGCTAGTCGAGTCAAGCATGTTCAAGTTCTTTGATTAGGGGCCTATTCATCACGTTTGGTgcaactgttttttttttcaaattgcaAAAGTAGGGTCCACCGATTTTTTAAGATATTTCTTTGGCGCTAATAGCTAGGCGCTCCGGAAGCCGACCCGGCACCCACCGAAGAAACCAAAAAACCAGCAGGCGCAAGCGAAGCGCAGCAAGGAAACCACATGCCCCACCTCGCCGCCACTCCCCCcacttcctccgccgccgccgcggtccgcgccgccctccccaCTGGCGCCGGCCGCGTAGCGTTCGGGCACTCGCGGACCGTTCCGCGGCCGGTGGcgctgcgcctgcgcctgcgcgcgCGGGCCACCCggcgggagggcggcggcggcgtgcgcacgGAAGAACAGGAGCAGGACACGGCGCAGCGGACGTTCTACGACCTGCTCGGGATCTCGGCGGAGGGGAGCGCCGACGAGGTCCGGACGGCCTACAGGCGGCTGGCGCTCAAGTACCACCCGGACGTGTCCCcgccgggcgccgcggcggagaaCACCCGCCGCTTCATCGAGGTGCAGGAGGCCTACGAGACGCTCTCCGACCCGAGCCGCCGCGCCAGCTACGACCGTGCGCTCGCCCGTGGCGTCTGCCGCCTCGCCTTCTCCGGCTCCCGCTCCCATCGCGCCTACCACCACCAGGTGGATCACTGCTCTCCTCGCTTGACCCCTGATTGCATTGCATGCTACTTCGATTGTTATAGGATTAATCTCTTGGTCAGGATTACGAT contains:
- the LOC120706312 gene encoding chaperone protein dnaJ 20, chloroplastic-like; this translates as MPHLAATPPTSSAAAAVRAALPTGAGRVAFGHSRTVPRPVALRLRLRARATRREGGGGVRTEEQEQDTAQRTFYDLLGISAEGSADEVRTAYRRLALKYHPDVSPPGAAAENTRRFIEVQEAYETLSDPSRRASYDRALARGVCRLAFSGSRSHRAYHHQDHEEKSGWRRSWEDQVAELKRRSMAKDSDENLSWGARMRRRRAEASSAE